GCCTTGCAATCAGTGCTCTTACGGCCCGCGTCAATTGCGCAACATCCAAATCGTGTCCTACATCAGGTTAACAACCCTATCTATACAAAATCTATACACGCTGGCCTAGAGCCTTAACGGCGATTCTATGAAAGGAGCCAAACTGTATAGACAACCAAAAAAGAGCGTTCCCCCACTCAAGGGAAACGCTCTTTCTCGTAATCCGAATTATTTCAAGCCCAGTACCTCAAAATCATAAATCCGCGCTGCCGTATCCCCGCCTTGTGTTGACTTCTCTACTTGAAGACGCACGTACTGTGCGGAGGTCAGTTCGATGGCATGGCGGCTGACCGCTTTCGTATTGTCTTTGACCGATACCGCATCCTTCCATTCCTTGCCGTCCGAGCTTACCTGAATGGAGAATGCCCGCGTATTGAACGCGGCCGGCTCGCCTCCGGCTTCCGCATGCTTGATCACGAATTCGCTGATCTTAAACTCGGCTCCCAAGTCCACCGTCATCGAATGAGGCCCGTCTCCGACAGCACACCATTTGGTAGCCGTATTACCGTCCACCGCAAATTGAGGTGCTTCCTTCTCATTCACGAAGCTGGATGCTGACGTTTTCTTGCCAAGGGCAAGGTTGCCAACGCCATTCTCTGCTTCCCGTGTAACTGTGATGAGCTTCTTCCGGACCAAGTCCTCGCCAACGCTATTTTTAGCGGTCAGCGTCACTTCGTACGTTCCTTCCTCCGGATACGTCACTTTAGGATTCTGCTCCGTGCTGGACGCTGGCTGTCCACCCGGGAAGCTCCAGCTCCAGGACTCCGTCACTTCCGAGGAAAGATCCGTGAATTGTACCGTTTCTCCCGGTGCGATCAGTGTTTTATCCGCCTCGAAGGCTGCAACCGGCTTCGGATATTCCGGCCAGTCAAAGCTTACCGACGATGCTTTTCCTTGTTCGTAATGACGGTTTACCGGAATCACGACCATTTTGGTTGACTGCTCTTTCAGCTTCCGCTTCATTTCCGGCACGTAATACACAGTATTCCCCGTCATGCCCATCAACTCGTACTTGCCGTCCGGATGAACCCGGTACACCTGGTAGTACATCACGTCCTCAGCCTGTTTCGGTGCCTTCCAAGACAACCGCGCATCACCATATATTCCGTCACGGAAATCGTTCTCGATGACCTGCAGACCGGTCACCTGATGCGGCTTCTTCGCCTGATCGTTCACCCGCGTAACGGCCAGTTTGCCGATATTGGCCCGATAACCCGCTATGTCCGCGGCAGATTCGAATTGAAGCGAGATTCCCACGATCGTGCGGTCTTTATACTTGTTCAGCTTGACGCTTCCCTGCTTCCAATCCTGATCCGCGCCCGTGGCGGTCCACTTGCCAGGCTCGAAAAATTCATACTTATCCGGCGCATCGGAGAATGCCAAACCGATCTTTACCTTGGCGTCCTTCGCATTGTCCGCATAGACAAGCGATACTTCCGTCGTCGCTTCAACCGGGATATTCGCCTTATACAGCTTGATATGAGTAGATGAGCCTTTGCTTACGTCACCCGCCACCTGAAGCGAGCTGCCTCCGTAGTAGGATTTGCTAAAATCAAATCCAGGCTTGAGGGCTTCACCCTTGCCGCTTAGTTCCGTGATCCAGCGCCAGGTCGGCAAAATATCCTGCAGGCTCCGGTTGCTCCAGTCGCTACTCCGCATCACTTTGCCGTCCACTGCAAACATATGGCCGTTGCCGGTATTGAAATGGGTGACAAATTCGGAGTCAGTGAGCACGGTCTGGGCAACCACATCATTCGCAATCCCTCTCCAGCCAAGCGGATCGGTCCCTTCAGGCTGCGAGGTATGGGCCGGATTCATTCCAGGTCCCACCCAGAAAACCTGCTCCTTTTTCATATACTCCTCATGGGTT
Above is a window of Paenibacillus sp. FSL K6-1330 DNA encoding:
- a CDS encoding discoidin domain-containing protein, with the translated sequence MKRIKPDYLTKAQWKRRMTVWMSTAVLAASLTGFAGEAEAAQPHSSYWYPNTLLEWSPSKDKDALFNRGTVKLEDQRIQGNKVNRNAKEEVKVLSIASMYPSTSGAPSQGSEKFHTYTFSNWQYIDKLVMWGGSAGEGLIVPPSADVIDAAHKNGVPVFGTVFLPQTEHGGKIQWLHDLLKQREDGSFPVADKLIEVATYYGFDGWFINQETQGGTPEDAAKMAEFLTYLQQKKAPGMEVIWYDSMIKEGPVKWQGALTDKNEMFFQAGNQRVSDNMFIDFRWQHKDEKNGKYDYITPFLNSPAKAAELGRSPYDLYAGIDVEANGYEGKFNWPVVFPEGKKATTSLGIYRPDWAFNSSETHEEYMKKEQVFWVGPGMNPAHTSQPEGTDPLGWRGIANDVVAQTVLTDSEFVTHFNTGNGHMFAVDGKVMRSSDWSNRSLQDILPTWRWITELSGKGEALKPGFDFSKSYYGGSSLQVAGDVSKGSSTHIKLYKANIPVEATTEVSLVYADNAKDAKVKIGLAFSDAPDKYEFFEPGKWTATGADQDWKQGSVKLNKYKDRTIVGISLQFESAADIAGYRANIGKLAVTRVNDQAKKPHQVTGLQVIENDFRDGIYGDARLSWKAPKQAEDVMYYQVYRVHPDGKYELMGMTGNTVYYVPEMKRKLKEQSTKMVVIPVNRHYEQGKASSVSFDWPEYPKPVAAFEADKTLIAPGETVQFTDLSSEVTESWSWSFPGGQPASSTEQNPKVTYPEEGTYEVTLTAKNSVGEDLVRKKLITVTREAENGVGNLALGKKTSASSFVNEKEAPQFAVDGNTATKWCAVGDGPHSMTVDLGAEFKISEFVIKHAEAGGEPAAFNTRAFSIQVSSDGKEWKDAVSVKDNTKAVSRHAIELTSAQYVRLQVEKSTQGGDTAARIYDFEVLGLK